Proteins encoded within one genomic window of Triticum urartu cultivar G1812 unplaced genomic scaffold, Tu2.1 TuUngrouped_contig_5469, whole genome shotgun sequence:
- the LOC125529266 gene encoding calmodulin-3, with protein MADQLTDDQIAEFKEAFSLFDKDGDGCITTKELGTVMRSLGQNPTEAELQDMINEVDADGNGTIDFPEFLNLMARKMKDTDSEEELKEAFRVFDKDQNGFISAAELRHVMTNLGEKLTDEEVDEMVREADVDGDGQINYDEFVKVMMAK; from the exons ATGGCGGACCAGCTCACCGACGACCAGATCGCCGAATTCAAGGAGGCTTTCAGCCTCTTCGACAAGGATGGGGACG GTTGCATTACCACCAAGGAGCTGGGAACTGTCATGCGTTCCCTGGGGCAGAATCCCACTGAGGCAGAGCTTCAAGACATGATCAATGAGGTGGATGCTGACGGCAATGGAACAATTGATTTCCCTGAATTCCTCAACCTTATGGCCCGCAAGATGAAGGACACTGATTCTGAGGAAGAACTCAAGGAGGCATTCCGTGTGTTTGACAAGGATCAAAATGGTTTTATCTCTGCTGCTGAACTGCGCCATGTCATGACCAACCTTGGTGAGAAGTTGACTGATGAGGAGGTTGACGAGATGGTCCGTGAGGCTGATGTTGATGGTGATGGCCAGATCAACTATGATGAATTTGTTAAAGTCATGATGGCCAAGTAA